In one Oxyura jamaicensis isolate SHBP4307 breed ruddy duck chromosome 14, BPBGC_Ojam_1.0, whole genome shotgun sequence genomic region, the following are encoded:
- the METTL22 gene encoding methyltransferase-like protein 22 — protein MGDVTEKEMDNLTFKSDTVLSDVHIHCPNKRHLMVRLNAVGQPVFLSYFKLLWNTDDWASEKSGREATVEREHQYSSGDELCDKDRNNLKNERESNTEGLEALLDDDGDLEVVRRPQSTSDLEAEDLSRDRVYPVILMKGKEDAFEDEEECTCTDVVKIEHTMATPLEDVGKQVWRAAFLLADYVLFKRDVFRCCTVLELGGGTGITSIIMGTVANRVYCTDVGDDLLAMCEQNVALNKHLMEPGGGEIKVKELDWLKDEFCTDPEALFSWSEEEIADLHDHCTVIMAADVFYDDDLTDALFRTLYRITHNLKNSCTVFLAIEKRLNFTLRHMDITCEAYSHFRNTLNDLENLQDGKMKYNVEPIKPDFCQFLSYERIEQLELWKIIADQLT, from the exons ATGGGAGATGtgacagagaaagagatggATAACCTCACGTTCAAAAGTGACACTGTGCTTTCTGATGTTCACATACACTGTCCAAACAAAAGACATCTCATGGTGCGGTTGAACGCAGTTGGACAACCAG TATTCCTGTCGTATTTCAAACTCCTTTGGAACACAGACGATTGGGCATCTGAGAAATCTGGAAGAGAAGCTACCGTTGAAAGAGAACACCAGTACAGCAGTGGCGATGAACTGTGTGACAAGGACAGAAATAAtctaaaaaatgaaagggaatcGAATACTGAAGGACTAGAAGCTCTGCTGGATGATGATGGAGACTTAGAAGTGGTCAGAAGACCTCAAAGCACTTCTGATTTAGAGGCGGAGGATCTTTCGAGGGATAGGGTATATCCTGTAATCCtgatgaaagggaaagaagatgcTTTTGAAGACGAAGAAGAATGCACTTGCACTGATGTTGTTAAAATAG AGCATACCATGGCAACCCCCTTAGAAGATGTTGGAAAACAA GTCTGGCGTgcagcttttcttcttgctgacTACGTTCTGTTTAAACGGGACGTGTTCAGGTGTTGCACAGTACTAGAGCTTGGCGGTGGCACTGGAATTACAAGCATTATCATGGGAACAGTTGCCAACAGAGTTTATTGCACAG ACGTTGGTGATGATCTTCTGGCCATGTGTGAACAAAATGTTGCATTAAACAAGCATTTGATGGAGCCAGGAG GAGGAGAAATTAAAGTAAAGGAACTTGACTGGCTGAAAGATGAATTCTGCACTG ATCCTGAAGCTCTTTTTAGCTGGTCTGAAGAAGAGATTGCTGATTTGCATGACCACTGCACTGTGATAATGGCAGCTGATG TGTTCTATGATGATGACCTGACAGATGCTTTGTTCAGAACGCTGTATAGAATCACACACAACTTGAAAAATTCTTGCACAGTTTTCCTAGCAATAGAAAAGAG ACTGAACTTCACTTTAAGACATATGGATATTACGTGTGAAGCGTACAGCCACTTTAGAAATACTCTAAATGATCTGGAGAATCTCCAggatggaaaaatgaaatacaacGTGGAGCCCATTAAGCCTGATTTCTGCCAGTTTCTCAGTTATGAACGGATCGAGCAGTTG GAATTGTGGAAGATTATTGCTGATCAGCTAACGTGA